Below is a window of Flavobacterium sp. CFS9 DNA.
ATCTTTGATGCGAAATACGGAGAATGGTTAGGATGCCACATGATTGGTGCAGGTGTTACCGATATGATTGCAGAAGCAGTTGTAGCCCGTAAACTTGAAACTACAGGTCATGAAATTCTTAAATCTATCCACCCTCACCCAACCATGAGTGAGGCTGTTATGGAAGCTGTTGCTGATGCTTATGGCGAAGTAATTCACTTGTAAAAATATACAATGTAAAGATGTAATGTCTATACAGAGTTATATATAATTTTCAATTTATAAAATCCGATTTGCTAAAAGTAAATCGGATTTTTTATGAAAATGAATTCCTTCATCTTAATAACCGATTTTATACTTTTAATAAAAACTTATTGTTTTATAAAACACACATTCATCTATGAATTCAATATACAATTTAGATACTCTTCAGGAACTCAAAGAATATCTAGAGAAACAAGACCAAAAATTATTAAGAGAAGAATTAATTAATGAGTTTTTAAAATTTGCAGAATACAAAAATGTAAGTGATTGGAACAATGCAGTAAAAATTTGTGAAAGCCTTGCCATAGTTGGTTGGGGAAAACATGAACCATTACAAGCCGTAAAAGGAATGTTTTTTAATGGAAATCCCGAAACCTGTTTCATAAACAAATTTCGTGAACCAAGATTTGTGGATGCAATATGGTCTAAAAGAAAAGATGGCTTTACAATGGAAAAAGGCAGAACTTCTTATTTTGAAAGCCCAATGTTATCTGAAAAAAAGACCATTTTAAATGAATATAATATTCAAGAAGATATACAAGATTTGACTTTAGCCAATCAACGAAACTGGATTCCTAAAAACCCTATTTTGATTACACGGACAATTAGTAATTGCTATGAAAATTCTAAATCAGTCATTGAGAGTATAGATAAAGAGCTTCAGCCGGAATTAGATTTAAAAATGAAACCTGAAAAATATGGTACAGCCATTAATCAAATAATATTTTCATGCTCTTATAGCTTTTATGATAATAATTCATGTAAAACAAATTATATAATCGCTGATGAAAGTTTGAAATTAAAACAAAAAGATTTTTATCCGGAACTACTCAAAATATTTTCAAAACAAGAAATTGAAAGCCACGGGTATTTCCTAAGAAATCGATATGAATATGGTAATTTTAATTCTCAAAAAGGGAAGATCGTAAATGAAATAAATTTCGAGAAAGAATTAAGTGATTTGAGTTATATCAAACAAAAACAGGCTATAGCCGAACATATTTTAGTTTCTTTAAATGCAACAATTGAAAAGCTTAAGAAGAAAAAAATCAGTTATGATTTTGAAAGCATGCAAAATGATTTTTTAGAAATTCTAACAAAATGGAAATCAAGTTAAACTTTATAAAATCCGATTTGCGAAAGCAGATCGGATTTGCTTCGTCTATTCGTTTTCCTTTTGATCAAAGGGAGACTCGGGCGATAATGAATAAGAGAAGCAAATTAAACTCCTATAATCGACAAAGATCCGGACTTTACTATGCGTAATTTCTTGGGCGATTTCAACTTTCAGTCGAAAGGACAATACAAAGTCATAAAATTTAACAAACGAAAAAATGTTAAAAACTTGACATAAAAAAGTATTGTAGTCGTCTTATAATTCTTATTTTTATTACTTATAAATAAGAGATTCATGACATTACCTTTCATAGAAATAATAGAAGCCACTACCAGTGATCCCAATTTACTAATGTGGAAATTCGCTGACGAAGACAAAGAAATCAAAAATGGCGCAAAATTAACCGTTCGCGAAAGTCAGCAAGTCATGCTTTTAAATGAAGGTCAGCTTGCCGATGTTTATTTACCCGGACTACATACTTTGTCTACAGAAAATATTCCAATTCTAAGCAAACTAAAAGGCTGGAAATACGGATTTGAAAGCCCGTTTAAAGTCGATGTTTATTTTTTCAATACACATCAGTTTATCAATAACAAATGGGGAACTCCTGCCCCAATTCTTCTAAACGATCCTCAATTTGGACAAATCAGAATTCGTGCTTTTGGAAGTTTTGATATTAAAATTACAGATGTTGCCAAATTCTTTCGCCAATACGCAGGAACATACCAGCAGCTGACCATTTTTGAACTGCAAAATCAACTAAGGGATTTTGTCGCTCCAAAATTTGGAGAAGTATTAGCAAACGAAAATATAACGGTTACCGATGTTGCCGGAAACATTACGCAACTGGGAAAAAAAATAGAACCTTATCTCAAACCCTATTTTGAGCAATTCGGAATTGAGCTGACTCAGTTTGTTATTACCAGCGTAACCTTACCGGAAGAAGTAACAGCACATTACGACAAAATCACCAATATGAATATGGTAACCGATATGGATAAATTTACCAAATTCAATACCGCAACTGCCATTGGTGATAAAGGAACGGCACTTCACCAGGCAACTCAAAATGCCTTAAGCATGGGAATCCTTTTAAATCAGCTGCAGCAGAATAAGGAAATTCCAAAAGAAGAAATAAAAGACGATCTGACCTCAAAACTTCAAAAACTAAAATCTTTGTTTGATGCCGGTTTAATTGACGAAGAGGAATTTAAATCGAAGAAAACAGAATTATTAAGTCAGTTGTAATGGAAGAGAAAAAAGTAAATTCATTTTTGAGCAGGCTTAAAGAAAATGCACAAAAGCAAACGAATTATGGCGGAGAAACGGAGATGACCGAAGCCAAAATGAATGCAAAAGACTGTCCAAACTGTGGCGCAGGAAGAGCTAAACAAGACGGACTAACGCATTGTGCCTACTGCGGATTTGAGTTTTTGAGCGTAAAGCTTACAGATGGCGTTTACCTCAAAAAAGAAGACAATTCAATTTAAACCTATAAAGTAATGTTCGGATTATTTAACAAACAAAAAGACGAAGCTCTTCCGGAATGGTATTCGGAGCTTCAGCAATCACAGGAAAGATGGTTTAACTTTTTAGAAAAACTCGAAGCCAAACTGGAAGAATTTGCAACTGCTGCAATTCCCGAATTGAAAGAGATTCTTCAAAATGATGATGATTTATACAAAAGAGCTTTTCACAGGGTGTATTCCGGTGTAAATGGTCAATTGTCAAATATCAGAGAAAAAGCGAGAGTTACTTATGAAGAAAAAATTATTGCCGTTTACAGTCATTACAGTTCCCAAATTTCTGTCCTAAGCAAACATCACAATTTAGTATCAGATTTCAGAAACGTCTGTTCAGATCGTCATAATGATTTTGAAGATCAATACGAATATTGGAGAAATCAGATTGAAAAAACACAGGAACGTGATCTTGAAATGGAGTACAAAAAAATACTGGACGAATTTGAAGCAATCAAAAATAAATTCAACTGCACACAATGTGGAGGGAATATTGAGATCGAAAAAATCTTTTTAATCGAAACTTATATTCAGTGTCCGTATTGCAATACCCAAAATACATTTGCTCCCAGCACACAAGCCAGAAATCTGCAAAATATTGCAAGAGGTCTGGCTGAACAAAGAACAGCACATCTATATGAAGCTTTTGAAATCGAAAATAACAAAGAGCGTGAATTGTACCATCAGCGTCATGAATTAAGTCTGAGTAAAATTCACGAATCGGATAAAAAAGTACTGAATCAAATTTTGGCAAAGATGGATGAACTTGAAGAACAAAGACAGTTTGTGATTAAAAATGCGCCAAAACTGCATCAGATCTATTTGCGTGCGATGTATGACGAATGGAACAAAATCACTCCCGATTTGAAAGAACACAACGAAAAAATGTATCAAAACCAATTACAACATTTATAATTTATTAACCCTTAAACAAACAGAAAAATGTTTAAAAAACTTTTTGGAGCCTTAACCGGAGACAACAAACAGGAAAATCAAAATTATGAAGCTCAGACTTCAAACAATAATTATGAAAATGATTATGAAGATAATTATCAGGAAACAGAATATGATCCCGAAACTTTACACGGCACACATTATTCTGTAGAGGATTTCGACAATGAAGTAGCGGAAAGATCTGAAGCCTGGATCGCAGACGAGCGTGCAAGTGGAGAAAATCTTGACGAAAAAGACGTTCAAAATATTTACTTCAATTACAGAAGAGAAGTATATAAGGAATGGAACAACTGTGACTCAGACCAAATGATTCGTTTTGAACATGCTAATTCATTAAAGTATACGGGAGTTCAAACTTCAGGATTTGTAAAAGTAGATGATAACAATCCGTTTTTAGAGCCAGTACATGGAGTAGATTTAAGAACTTATACGGCAATGTGTCTTAAAATAAGCGCCGGAATTGATTATCTTGAAGTATGTAAAGCAATGGGATTTGAACCGGCAGTTTGGGAAGAGCTAAATACTATCTGGCCACAGCGCATGGGAGAGGATACTTCGTTTACTGTTACGACTTTGTTTGGACAATATTATGCTGAAAATGTAACCGTTCCGCAATTAGAGAATCTGAAAGCCGAAACTTCGGAAGAAGGAGCCGCTAACCTTGAAAGAATCAGAACAGATCGTTATTTTTATGAAGAACTTGCCGGAGCAAGACAGGCAGCTTACGAATACGGAATTGATGGTGCTCAGTGGATTCTGGAAAACTTCGGAATCAATTTAGCAGATTTCCAATCTGTTGCCATGCAATGGATGACGGAGCAAAATCAAAATTGGAACTCCGAAGACATTAATGAATTCTTCAATTACCAACAGGAAAAACAAAAAGAGTATGCCGCTAAATTTGCCGCAGAACAAGGTGGAAACATCGCAGACGATGTAAATTTCTAAATTGACTTTTTTGATGATCAAGAAAACCGATTTGCAAAACAAATCGGTTTTTTATTCGTTTTAAAATTTCTTAAAATTCTTTAAAAGCTATAAAATAATACACAATGGAAAACACACCTACATTCTTTGCCGACGGAGAAAGTCCAAAAATGATCGAAGCCTATCAAAAAGCACAAGAAACCTTTAAATATTTTTGGAGAGAATTATCATGGGAATACCGCCGAATAATTCCGGGACTGGACGTTGCCTGTGTAAAACTGGCTTTTATGCAAGAAATAGACGGCGAGACTATAGTAGAGCATATGTGGATTAATGATATCAATTTTGACGGTGATACTATTTATGGCATCTTAGTCAATCAGCCAAACGATTTAACCAATGTTAATAATGGCGATGAAGTACAAATTCCCGTAAATCAAATAAGCGACTGGCTATTTGCTACTCAGGGTAAGACCTACGGAGCCTTTACAATACAGGCGATGCGTTCAGAAATGAATGAAGAAGAAAGGGAAGACCACGACGAAGCCTGGGGATTAGATTTTGGAGATTACAACGATATTCTGGTGGTTTCAGATCAAAAAGAAAAACCGGAAAACCTCATAGAGCACCCAATGAGCAAAAACATGAAAGAAAGCCTTATTGATTTTGTCAAAAATAATCCAGAAGAACTTAGCGTAGCAGACGAACTAGGTTATACTTTTTTACATCGCGAAACAATTGCAGGAAATAAAACCTCTGTTGAAGTTTTACTGCAATCGGGAGCAGACACAAAAGCTAAAACCAGCAACGGCAAGACCGCGCTTGACTTTGCAAAACAACTGAACTGGGAACATTTAATTCCTTTATTGCAATAAACAATACCTAAAAATCCGATTTGTAAATACAGGTTGGATTTTTTTCTATCCCTTTCTTTTCAAACGATAACCAATAGGTGAATCAAATCTCAATTGTAAATCGACAAAGATTAGACCTTAACTTAGTGAAGTTTCTTGTGAGATTTCTCCCTTTGGCTGCAATGATATTACTTTGTTTAAAAAAAAATTTATCATAACAATTTAAAGACTTGTTTTTAATAATAAAGCACTAATTTTGCGGCACCCAAAACAAATCTGCCATGAAAAAAATAGTGCTCATAGTAACATTCGCTCTTCTTTTACCTGCAATGGTTATTGCACAAACCAAAACCGAAACACCCGATATTTTTGCAAAATCTACTAATTACGTAAATGATTTTGAAAAAATACTTACTTCAAGCCAAAGCAAGAGTTTGAGCGACTTTTTAAAAGCCGGTGAAACAAAAACTAAAACTAAAATTACTATTGTAACTCTCTCTTCAATAGCACCATACACTAACCTTACAGATTACTCTTCAGATTTAGAACAATATCTGGTTTCTAAATTAAAGATAGATTCTTCAATTTTAATTGTTTTAAGCAAGCAATTGAGACAAATTCAGATTCAGGGGGTCAATAAACTACGTCCTAAAATGAGTGATCAGGAAATTAAAGACATTGTATCAACTTATGTATTACCGGAATTGAAAAAAGGTGATTATTATAAAGCCTTACAGGAAGGTTCGATTCAGCTTATTAAAAAACTGGAATAATAAAATCTAATTCTTATTACGATTAGAAACTGTTATCCTAAAGTATTAAAATCCGACTTGTTATCGCAGGTCGGATTTATTATTTAAAGAAAAATTCATTCGTTCTCTTGCAATTATGAGCCATAAACTTAGGGGCTTTAAGGCCTTGTGCGTAGTTTATTTTCATAACTTTATCACTAAATAAAAAGGATTATGAAAGAAATATGCATTGTTGAATTTCCGTCGAATCTGGGTTTAAAAGAACCTCAACCCGGAAAAGAACCGGGCGTAAAAAACTTGCCTGACTGGTTATGGAAACACCAGCTTCATAAAATCATTCATCCTAAAAGTATTACTAGACTTGATCCTCCAAAATATTCAAATAAGCGGGATCCTGAAACTCAAATTCTCAATAGCAATTCACTAATCGATTATGCCAGAGAGCAAGCTTATCTGATAAACAATTTACTTTCTCAGAACAAATTTCCTTTTATCTTAGGCGGAGACTGCAGTATACTTTTAGGAACAGCTATAGCCTTAAAACAAAAAGGAAACTACGGATTATTCTATCTTGATGGTCATACCGATTTTATGAATGTCTCGCTATCCGAAACCGGAGGAGTTGGCGGAATGGCAGCCTCGATAGTTACCGGAAACGGAGCAGACAAACTAACCAATATTCTAAATCTGCGTCCTTATATCAAAGAAGAAAATCTCTGGTGTGTAGGAAACCGTGAATATGACGACGAGTATGAAAATGAAATTCGCAACTCTTCTGCTGCCTATGTTAGTCTGGGCCACTTGCGAAAACAAGGTATTTTGAAAAGCGTACAATCATTTCTTTCAGAAATAGAAAATAAAAATCTCGATGGTTTCTGGCTGCATATCGATGTCGATGTTTTGAATGACAGCATAATGCCTTGCGTCGACAGCAGAACTCCAGACGGACTTACTTATGCCGAATTTAACGAGCTGACTTCTCTCCTTTTTCAGAGTAATCTGTTAACCGGACTTGAAATTACCATTTTAGATCCTGATCTCGATCCCACCGGACAATACACCAAAGAGTTTGTAAATCACTTTTCGGCTACTTTTAATCAACATATCCATTTAGGCACTTAAATCAAATTTGAAAAAACGTATTTTAACTCATTCCATCGATAAAACTTAAAACCTCTTATCATCATGAATACAGCCGTACAAGATTATAACCATGCACAAAGCAGCTCTGATCAGGAAATCTGCAATCAGCTCGCTGCTTTAATCGACGAAAATCTGCCGGATGCCGAAAACAAAATCTGGCACGCACATCCGGTTTGGTTTTTAGAAGGTAATCCTATTGTAGGCTACAGCAAACTAAAAAGGGATGTCCGGTTATTGTTTTGGAGCGGTCAGTCGTTTGATGAAGAACAACTTGTTAATGAAGGTTCTTTCAAGGCTGCAGAATTCCGCTATACCTCAAGCAATCAAATTGTTCCGTCAGATATAAAACGCTGGCTTCAAAAAGCAAAAGAAATTCAGTGGGACTATAAAAACATTGTCAAGCGTAAGGGAGTTTTAATACGATTGAAATAATTTAAAAAGTATTATATTCAGTCTTTGAACTAAAAAGCAATCCTAAAAACTCTTTAATTTTTTAAATGGAGAAAGAACAACTAATACAAATACTCATCTATTTTCATGCTCTGTTTGGCGGCATTGCGCTTCTTTCGGGATTCCTTTCGTTAGCATCTAAAAAAGGAAAAAATATCCATAAAAAATCCGGAAAGCTTTTTTACTATACAATGCTTTTATCGGCTCTAACGGCTTTAATTATATCAAGCTTGCCTAAACATGAGAGTCCTTTTTTATTTTCAATTGGTCTGTTTAGCTCTTATTTCACTATAACAGGCTATCGGGCTTTACAATTCAAAAACAAAAGCATCAATTTAAAAACGGATAAAATCATATCCGGAATTATGATCATCACGGGAATTTTAATGATTTTATACAATCCACTTGTAAACCAAAAAATTAATATTGTTCTTACGGTTCTGGGTCTCGTCGGGCTCATTTTTTCGACCAGGGATTTTCTGCTGTTCCAAAACAAGAGTAAGCTTCAAAGGGTCTGGCTTAAATTACATTTAGGAAAAATGATTGGCGGTTATATCTCCGCGACTACTGCTTTTATTGTAGTAAACCAATTTATTCCCAGCATCTACGGATGGTTTATTCCAGGAACAATTGGCGGCTTCTATATTGTTTATTGGATCAGAAAACTCAATAACAAACAAAATCAGGCTAAAATAAATTTGGAATGAAAATAACCCCGGTTCAAAAAAACGATTATGACATCTTAAGAACCTTATTCCTACAAGAAAGGCGATCTACTTTTTATTGGCTTGATTCGTCAGTATTTCAACTCAAAGATTTTGATTCCTTAACTAAAGGAGAAATAATTTTAGTCGCGCGAATTGATGAAACTGTCGTTGGATTTATTTCGATCTGGATGAAAAATCGTTTCATACATCATTTGTATGTAGATCAAGACTATCAAAGTAAAGGTATCGGAAGCGCTTTGTTACAAGCCGCCATTCAGAAAACCGATTTTCCAATTACACTCAAATGCCTTGAAAACAACACTAAAGCTGTTATTTTTTATCAGCAAAAAGGTTTTACCATCAAAGAGAGAGGCTTATCAGAACACGGCCCCTATATTTTGTTTGAATTGACAAAGAGTACAAAATAAAACGTGAAAGAAGTATTTGCCTGACCTATTTTTGACGTTCATCAAAAAAAAAATCCGCTCTTCAAAGAGACTTGAAGAGCAGAAATAAAGCTTTTAGTTTTTTAACGTACTAAGAAAAGAGCATTGCTGAACAATAAAACTCCATTTTCCCAAAAACCTCTGAAAAGCGGGTTGTCCATCATATAAATTACGGCTCCGTCGCCTCTTTTGTCCACAGCAAAACTTACCGTTTCGTTCAGTTTTTTTCTAATATCGTTACCTACAAATCCATAGCTCACATAATCTTTCGGAATGTATGCCACGTTGATTGCCTTTTTTAGTAATGAGAATGATCTTTCGTTACTTTTAAGACTGAAATACGTATTTCCTAAGCCGAAAGCCATCGGATAGGTTTTATCGAGTTTATTTTCGATAATGGCACCGGGAATCGAACCCGAGATTTCTCTTCGTTCAGAACCTTCAAAGTCCAGAAAACGCTTTTTAAGTTCGATCTCTTTCTCTTCTTTTTCTGATTTTTCTTTATCCTCTTTACTCGCAAACATACTCAAAGCATATCCTTCACGATCCTGAAACAATGAGATTGCATTGGCCATGGCAATAACTTTTCCGCCATTTTTTACCCATTCATCAATTTGTTTTTTTTGATCTTCCCCCAGGTCATAGCTACCGTCTGAGAGAATCAAAGTATTATAATTGTACAATTTAACTCTGTTGAAATTTGCCGTTTCTACGATACTCACCGGATAAGCAACCGTTTCGTCCAGATAAAACCAGGTCGCTCCAAACTCAGTTGAAACCACTCCTTTTCCGGACAGCATTAATATTTTTGGCGCTTTAAGTAAGGTAAAATTCTCCCCTCCGATATCTTTAGAATTGGTCGAAAATCCTGTTGTTATAAAACTAAAATCGGTTTTGATTTTGATAATATTACTGACTGTCTTTTCAAAATCAGTAATTTTTGGATTGTCTGCCCTACTGACAATTAATCCTCCCGGTTCAACCGTAACCGTTCCGAAAACTGCTTTTTTCATGGCCGAACGTACTTTTATTCCCGCCTGATGCAATAAAGAAACGACTTGTGCGGACGTTCTGTTATTCCACGGAACATAAAAAGCGTAAACGGATTCCGGGATGTTTTTTTCTGCAGACGCAATGGTATTCTTTGTTTTAATCTGAACACTATTTTTGACCGCATAACCGTCAACTCCATAAGCTAAAGGAAGCGCCCAGGCGGTAATGTCATACGATAAACTGTCATTTAACTTTTGATTGGGCTCAAACAAAACCTGCGTTAAAACCGATCTTGGCTGATCGGCTTTAATAATCAAATCATTGACTTCGATCTTAAAACTCTCATTCTTCTTGGTTTGATAATGAAATCCCGAAGCACTTCCTGAAGCGTCCGCATAGCTATATTCAACATCATTCTTTTGAAGCAGCTCCACCAATTGTTCCAGTTTAGGATTATTTTTCAAAACATACGTATTGTAAACCCCTTTGGCTTTTTTACGAGCATTGATATGAAAATCCCTAAAACCTTTCAGTAATACTTCTTTTTGTGAAGCAGCGCTTTCTACCACCGTCAAAACTGCGGCTGCATGCTGCGTCAAACGGTCTTTTATGGTAACATTCGAGCCGTTTTCCATTGTTACTTCACGTCCTGCTCCTATTCCGCCTTTTTCCAATGTAAGCCCCACGGCTCCATTATAGGTCGGATAAGTATCTCCGTAACTCGGATAAAATAAATCAAATCGTTCTCGGGTGTTGTACATCCAATTTTCCTTATCAAACTTCTGCGAAATATTTTTACCTAAAACCGTATAAAAATCCTTCTGATATTGTTCAATAAATTCATGCAGAGGTTCTGCAGCCGGCGGGAAAAAATAAGGGGAATTGTAACTCATTTCATGCACATCAGTATGCACTTGTGGCATCCATTGATTGTACAATTTAATGCGCTGCTGCGATTCAATTTGCGTCTGCCAGGCCCAGTCGCGGTTCAAATCAAAAAGATAATGATTGTATCTTCCGCCTGGCCAGACTTCCATATGCTCTCTGTCGTACAAACCCGGATGTGTTTTTTTTCCGGAGATTTCTCTCAGCCAGTTTCCATATCTTGAATAACCGTCGGGATTGATACATGGATCAAGAATTACAATGGTATTTTTAAGCCACTGCTTTGTAGCTTCGTTGGAGGAATTCAAAAGTTCATAGGCCACGGTTAAGGCACTTTCGGTTCCGGCAAACTCATTTCCGTGAACATTAAAACTCAGCCAGACAATAATTTTATTTTCAACTCCACTCGTTTTTTTATCTGATAGTCCGATTGCAGCTAAATTATTATTTCTGATTTGTTCCAGATTGGCCAAATTCTCAGGAGCCGAAATATAATAAACATTCAGATCCCGCTGCTCGTTGGTTGTGCCGTATTTTTGTTTTTTGATCGATTGCGATTGTTCCGTCAGATATTTAAAATACTCTTCAACCTGATGGTAATAACTAATTTGTTTTCCGTAATTCGGAATAAATTCTGAAGGTGCTTTTAATTGTGCAAAGGCAGAAAAAGTAATGACAAACAGCAGAACTGCTACAAAGAATATTTTCTTCATAAATAATTTGGTTTTAGATGGTTGGTTAAAAATAACAATTAACTTCATCTCTTTTCTAAAATCACCAGGAATATTATCATTTTACAGAAGCTATTTCGCAATTTAGCTTACTATTAAAAATTGTTCTGCTTCTTTTCTTTCGGGATTAAATCTGTATTTTTGTTCATCAAAAAAACAGCCTGTTACAATTTAAAAGAACAGTCCGCAGCAAACTGCAAAAATACATCTGATGAAATGAAAATAGATACTCATACGATAAACAATACCCGAATATAAAGTATAAAAGACTTTTCAACTAGACAAGATTCTCTTTGTAATTCCTATTTTTACCCCATCAAAACCAAATTAAAAAAGACAAATACCCCAAAACTCTATTATGGAAGAAACAGCAATTGAAAAATCAGTTTTTGAAGAAGTACCAACCGAAAAAATCTATACCGACAACGCAATCCGTGTTGGCACTTTCTTAGGAGGGCCTTTGGTTGCGGGGTATTTTTTAGCGGAGAATTTTAAGGTTTTTGGTGATTCCGGCAAAGCTAAAAGAACCTGGATTATAACCATACTTGCAACTATTTTTATCTTTGCCCTGATATTCTTAATTCCGGAACACATCAGTGCTAAGATTCCAAATATCGTTTTCCCTTTAATTTATATGGCAATTGCCACTTATTTCACCAAAGAATATCAGGAAAAACAAATTAGCAAACACCTCGAAAATGGCGGCGAACATTTTGC
It encodes the following:
- a CDS encoding DUF2314 domain-containing protein yields the protein MENTPTFFADGESPKMIEAYQKAQETFKYFWRELSWEYRRIIPGLDVACVKLAFMQEIDGETIVEHMWINDINFDGDTIYGILVNQPNDLTNVNNGDEVQIPVNQISDWLFATQGKTYGAFTIQAMRSEMNEEEREDHDEAWGLDFGDYNDILVVSDQKEKPENLIEHPMSKNMKESLIDFVKNNPEELSVADELGYTFLHRETIAGNKTSVEVLLQSGADTKAKTSNGKTALDFAKQLNWEHLIPLLQ
- a CDS encoding M14 family zinc carboxypeptidase, whose amino-acid sequence is MKKIFFVAVLLFVITFSAFAQLKAPSEFIPNYGKQISYYHQVEEYFKYLTEQSQSIKKQKYGTTNEQRDLNVYYISAPENLANLEQIRNNNLAAIGLSDKKTSGVENKIIVWLSFNVHGNEFAGTESALTVAYELLNSSNEATKQWLKNTIVILDPCINPDGYSRYGNWLREISGKKTHPGLYDREHMEVWPGGRYNHYLFDLNRDWAWQTQIESQQRIKLYNQWMPQVHTDVHEMSYNSPYFFPPAAEPLHEFIEQYQKDFYTVLGKNISQKFDKENWMYNTRERFDLFYPSYGDTYPTYNGAVGLTLEKGGIGAGREVTMENGSNVTIKDRLTQHAAAVLTVVESAASQKEVLLKGFRDFHINARKKAKGVYNTYVLKNNPKLEQLVELLQKNDVEYSYADASGSASGFHYQTKKNESFKIEVNDLIIKADQPRSVLTQVLFEPNQKLNDSLSYDITAWALPLAYGVDGYAVKNSVQIKTKNTIASAEKNIPESVYAFYVPWNNRTSAQVVSLLHQAGIKVRSAMKKAVFGTVTVEPGGLIVSRADNPKITDFEKTVSNIIKIKTDFSFITTGFSTNSKDIGGENFTLLKAPKILMLSGKGVVSTEFGATWFYLDETVAYPVSIVETANFNRVKLYNYNTLILSDGSYDLGEDQKKQIDEWVKNGGKVIAMANAISLFQDREGYALSMFASKEDKEKSEKEEKEIELKKRFLDFEGSERREISGSIPGAIIENKLDKTYPMAFGLGNTYFSLKSNERSFSLLKKAINVAYIPKDYVSYGFVGNDIRKKLNETVSFAVDKRGDGAVIYMMDNPLFRGFWENGVLLFSNALFLVR
- a CDS encoding GNAT family N-acetyltransferase — its product is MKITPVQKNDYDILRTLFLQERRSTFYWLDSSVFQLKDFDSLTKGEIILVARIDETVVGFISIWMKNRFIHHLYVDQDYQSKGIGSALLQAAIQKTDFPITLKCLENNTKAVIFYQQKGFTIKERGLSEHGPYILFELTKSTK
- a CDS encoding DUF2306 domain-containing protein — protein: MEKEQLIQILIYFHALFGGIALLSGFLSLASKKGKNIHKKSGKLFYYTMLLSALTALIISSLPKHESPFLFSIGLFSSYFTITGYRALQFKNKSINLKTDKIISGIMIITGILMILYNPLVNQKINIVLTVLGLVGLIFSTRDFLLFQNKSKLQRVWLKLHLGKMIGGYISATTAFIVVNQFIPSIYGWFIPGTIGGFYIVYWIRKLNNKQNQAKINLE
- a CDS encoding YgcG family protein; this encodes MKKIVLIVTFALLLPAMVIAQTKTETPDIFAKSTNYVNDFEKILTSSQSKSLSDFLKAGETKTKTKITIVTLSSIAPYTNLTDYSSDLEQYLVSKLKIDSSILIVLSKQLRQIQIQGVNKLRPKMSDQEIKDIVSTYVLPELKKGDYYKALQEGSIQLIKKLE
- a CDS encoding DUF1801 domain-containing protein — translated: MNTAVQDYNHAQSSSDQEICNQLAALIDENLPDAENKIWHAHPVWFLEGNPIVGYSKLKRDVRLLFWSGQSFDEEQLVNEGSFKAAEFRYTSSNQIVPSDIKRWLQKAKEIQWDYKNIVKRKGVLIRLK
- a CDS encoding arginase family protein, producing the protein MKEICIVEFPSNLGLKEPQPGKEPGVKNLPDWLWKHQLHKIIHPKSITRLDPPKYSNKRDPETQILNSNSLIDYAREQAYLINNLLSQNKFPFILGGDCSILLGTAIALKQKGNYGLFYLDGHTDFMNVSLSETGGVGGMAASIVTGNGADKLTNILNLRPYIKEENLWCVGNREYDDEYENEIRNSSAAYVSLGHLRKQGILKSVQSFLSEIENKNLDGFWLHIDVDVLNDSIMPCVDSRTPDGLTYAEFNELTSLLFQSNLLTGLEITILDPDLDPTGQYTKEFVNHFSATFNQHIHLGT
- a CDS encoding SPFH domain-containing protein; the protein is MTLPFIEIIEATTSDPNLLMWKFADEDKEIKNGAKLTVRESQQVMLLNEGQLADVYLPGLHTLSTENIPILSKLKGWKYGFESPFKVDVYFFNTHQFINNKWGTPAPILLNDPQFGQIRIRAFGSFDIKITDVAKFFRQYAGTYQQLTIFELQNQLRDFVAPKFGEVLANENITVTDVAGNITQLGKKIEPYLKPYFEQFGIELTQFVITSVTLPEEVTAHYDKITNMNMVTDMDKFTKFNTATAIGDKGTALHQATQNALSMGILLNQLQQNKEIPKEEIKDDLTSKLQKLKSLFDAGLIDEEEFKSKKTELLSQL
- a CDS encoding DUF6620 family protein yields the protein MFKKLFGALTGDNKQENQNYEAQTSNNNYENDYEDNYQETEYDPETLHGTHYSVEDFDNEVAERSEAWIADERASGENLDEKDVQNIYFNYRREVYKEWNNCDSDQMIRFEHANSLKYTGVQTSGFVKVDDNNPFLEPVHGVDLRTYTAMCLKISAGIDYLEVCKAMGFEPAVWEELNTIWPQRMGEDTSFTVTTLFGQYYAENVTVPQLENLKAETSEEGAANLERIRTDRYFYEELAGARQAAYEYGIDGAQWILENFGINLADFQSVAMQWMTEQNQNWNSEDINEFFNYQQEKQKEYAAKFAAEQGGNIADDVNF